One Desulfolucanica intricata genomic region harbors:
- the bioB gene encoding biotin synthase BioB has protein sequence MLRLEEIKNKILAGALISKDEALEICEASLQELCTAANEIREHFCGNAFDICTIINGKSGKCSENCKYCAQSSFYHTTAEEYPLLGTDAIVEQAKYNYDRGVLRYSIVTSGKRLSDAEVDQMCDTIRAIRKVSNIAVCASFGLLDETQFAKLKAAGVTRIHNNLETSRRNFPNVCTTHTYDDKIAAICAAQRAGLNVCSGGIMGLGESMEDRIDMVLNLRELAVRSIPVNMLNPIPGTPYENNKILTNEEMCRIVAVFRFLVPDAFIRLAGGRGLLSDKGRQCFLSGANAAISGDMLTTAGITIEQDMKMLDELGYKVLRNE, from the coding sequence ATGTTAAGACTTGAAGAAATCAAAAATAAGATACTTGCCGGTGCATTAATTTCAAAGGATGAGGCTTTGGAAATATGCGAAGCATCGCTTCAGGAACTTTGCACTGCGGCAAACGAAATTCGAGAACATTTTTGCGGTAATGCTTTTGATATCTGCACCATCATAAACGGTAAAAGCGGAAAATGCTCTGAAAACTGTAAGTACTGTGCGCAGTCGTCTTTCTACCACACTACGGCGGAGGAATATCCGCTGCTTGGCACGGATGCTATTGTGGAGCAGGCAAAATACAACTATGACCGTGGTGTTCTGCGGTATTCCATCGTTACGTCCGGCAAGAGATTGTCAGATGCTGAGGTAGATCAGATGTGTGATACCATTCGTGCCATCCGAAAAGTATCCAATATTGCTGTTTGTGCCTCTTTTGGGCTTTTGGATGAAACGCAGTTTGCAAAATTAAAAGCTGCAGGTGTTACAAGAATTCACAACAACCTTGAAACCTCACGTAGAAACTTTCCCAATGTTTGCACAACCCATACCTATGACGATAAAATTGCTGCAATTTGTGCTGCACAGCGGGCAGGGCTGAATGTTTGCAGCGGTGGAATTATGGGGCTTGGTGAATCTATGGAAGATAGAATCGACATGGTGCTGAATCTTCGTGAGCTGGCTGTTCGGTCTATTCCTGTCAATATGCTTAACCCAATACCCGGTACACCTTATGAAAACAACAAGATATTAACTAACGAAGAAATGTGCCGCATTGTTGCCGTGTTCCGTTTTCTGGTACCCGATGCATTCATTCGTCTTGCGGGAGGCAGAGGTCTTCTTTCTGATAAGGGGCGGCAGTGCTTTTTGTCCGGTGCCAATGCAGCTATTTCCGGCGATATGCTGACAACGGCCGGCATTACCATTGAGCAGGATATGAAAATGTTGGATGAATTGGGATATAAGGTATTGCGGAATGAATAA
- the thiC gene encoding phosphomethylpyrimidine synthase ThiC yields the protein MSFFENEKITTGQTEAAAAAEGVDVAVIRQGINDGTIVIPCNPSHKGLKPMAIGKGLRTKVSASIGLDSKDSTVAGELEKLQTALAAGTDAIMDLSITGDMDGARRAILSASPVPVGTLPLYQTVAEASQKYGSALKMTPEQMLEVIERQASDGVDFMALHCATTFETIERAKNEGRIDPLVSYGGSHIIGWMVHHKKENPLYENYDRILEIAKKYSVTLSLADGMRPGCLADSLDGAQVQELILLGELVDRARKAGVQIMIKGPGHMPLNHIKDTITLQKSLCKGAPYFVFGPLLTDLAVGYDHINAAIGGAISSWYGAEFLCYVTPAEHIGNPDVSQVRQGVIAARIAAQAGDLAKGLPAAVRWDLDMSNARRDLNWTEQIRLALDPEHAEYIRKTRNEGEIPTCAMCGKFCAMKIIAEHLNCEKHSC from the coding sequence ATGTCTTTTTTTGAAAATGAGAAAATCACAACCGGACAAACAGAAGCAGCTGCGGCCGCTGAAGGGGTTGATGTAGCAGTAATCAGACAAGGAATTAACGACGGCACTATTGTAATACCCTGCAATCCTTCTCACAAAGGGCTGAAGCCTATGGCAATCGGTAAGGGGCTCCGAACAAAAGTAAGTGCCAGCATCGGGCTGGACAGCAAGGACAGCACTGTGGCCGGTGAACTGGAAAAGCTGCAGACAGCTCTGGCTGCAGGAACCGATGCGATTATGGATCTCAGTATTACCGGAGATATGGATGGCGCACGCAGGGCCATTTTGTCTGCATCGCCGGTGCCTGTGGGTACACTGCCTCTTTACCAGACGGTTGCAGAAGCCAGTCAGAAATACGGCTCCGCATTGAAAATGACGCCGGAGCAGATGCTTGAGGTCATAGAACGACAAGCCTCTGACGGCGTAGATTTTATGGCGCTGCACTGCGCAACTACCTTCGAAACCATTGAACGAGCCAAGAACGAGGGCCGCATAGATCCTTTGGTTAGCTATGGCGGTTCACATATCATTGGCTGGATGGTCCATCATAAAAAGGAAAACCCCCTGTATGAAAATTATGACCGCATTCTGGAGATTGCGAAGAAATACAGTGTGACCCTTAGCCTGGCGGACGGCATGCGTCCGGGCTGTCTGGCGGATTCCCTGGACGGGGCCCAGGTGCAGGAGCTGATACTGCTGGGTGAGCTGGTGGATCGGGCTCGCAAAGCCGGTGTGCAGATAATGATCAAAGGGCCCGGCCATATGCCGCTGAATCATATCAAGGATACCATAACTTTGCAGAAAAGCCTTTGCAAGGGAGCACCTTACTTTGTTTTTGGTCCCTTATTGACCGATCTCGCTGTTGGCTATGATCACATTAATGCAGCCATCGGCGGGGCTATCAGCAGTTGGTATGGTGCGGAATTCCTGTGTTATGTTACTCCTGCCGAGCATATCGGTAATCCCGATGTTTCACAGGTACGCCAGGGCGTCATTGCCGCCCGCATTGCTGCTCAGGCCGGAGACCTTGCCAAGGGTCTGCCGGCGGCAGTCCGGTGGGATCTGGATATGTCCAATGCCCGGAGAGATTTGAATTGGACGGAACAGATCAGACTGGCCCTTGATCCCGAACATGCTGAATATATTCGGAAGACCAGAAACGAGGGTGAAATCCCCACCTGTGCTATGTGCGGTAAGTTCTGCGCTATGAAAATCATTGCCGAACATTTAAATTGTGAAAAGCACAGCTGTTAA
- the bzaB gene encoding B12 lower ligand biosynthesis ThiC-like protein BzaB: MTQVLKARAGKITEEMEAVALYEQVDVEFVRKGVAEGRIVIPRNINRKPFKYCGIGEGMRVKVNALIGTSSNRDDMAMEARKLRAAQDAGCDTFMDLSTGSNIDAMRRQTLDMANVAVGCTTIYQAGQEAIEKYGSVVEMRTKDILDNIEKQAAEGIDFMAIHCAFNNSVLRAMQKTGRVTWVVSRGGAFITGWMLHNKKENPLYEHYDRILEILKAYDVTLSLGDAIRPGATSDSLDGAQLQGLLVQGDLTKRAQAAGVQVMVEGPGHVPLNHVEATMKLQKRLCNNAPYFILGTLATDVAPGYDNITGAIGGAFAGACGADFLCYLTPAEHLGLPLEEDVRTGVISTRIAAQIADVARGHKHAIARENEMARARVAMDIDRQIKVALAPDKLIAAKEKGCGQHLCAACGKDCAVQEAARYFGIA; this comes from the coding sequence ATGACACAAGTATTAAAGGCCCGTGCCGGAAAAATAACGGAAGAGATGGAAGCCGTTGCGCTATATGAACAAGTTGATGTGGAATTTGTCAGAAAGGGTGTGGCAGAGGGACGTATTGTCATTCCCAGAAACATTAACCGTAAGCCCTTCAAATATTGTGGTATCGGGGAAGGTATGCGGGTAAAGGTCAACGCTCTGATCGGCACCTCCAGCAACCGTGACGATATGGCTATGGAGGCCAGAAAACTGCGGGCTGCACAGGATGCCGGCTGTGACACCTTTATGGATCTGAGTACCGGCTCCAACATTGATGCCATGCGCAGGCAAACCTTAGACATGGCCAATGTAGCCGTAGGATGTACCACCATTTATCAAGCCGGACAGGAAGCCATTGAAAAATATGGCAGCGTGGTGGAAATGCGTACCAAGGATATTCTGGACAATATCGAAAAACAGGCGGCGGAAGGTATAGATTTTATGGCAATCCACTGTGCATTTAATAATTCAGTATTAAGAGCAATGCAAAAAACAGGCCGTGTAACCTGGGTAGTCAGCCGCGGCGGTGCATTTATCACCGGTTGGATGCTGCACAATAAAAAGGAAAATCCCTTGTATGAGCACTATGATCGTATTTTGGAAATATTAAAAGCCTATGACGTTACTCTGAGCCTGGGCGATGCCATTCGTCCCGGTGCAACGTCAGATTCCCTGGACGGCGCCCAGCTGCAGGGACTGCTGGTGCAGGGTGATCTGACTAAACGCGCTCAGGCCGCCGGTGTTCAGGTTATGGTAGAAGGCCCGGGACATGTGCCCCTTAATCATGTAGAAGCTACTATGAAGCTGCAAAAAAGACTTTGCAACAATGCACCTTACTTTATATTGGGTACACTGGCGACGGATGTTGCCCCGGGTTATGACAACATTACCGGTGCCATCGGAGGTGCCTTCGCCGGTGCCTGCGGTGCAGACTTCCTCTGCTACCTGACTCCGGCAGAGCATTTGGGACTGCCTTTGGAGGAAGATGTGCGCACCGGTGTAATCTCTACCAGAATAGCGGCACAGATTGCCGATGTAGCCAGAGGTCACAAACATGCTATTGCCAGAGAAAATGAAATGGCCCGTGCCCGTGTAGCCATGGATATTGACCGGCAGATCAAAGTCGCTCTGGCGCCGGATAAACTGATTGCCGCTAAGGAAAAGGGCTGCGGACAGCACCTGTGTGCGGCTTGCGGCAAAGACTGTGCTGTTCAGGAAGCTGCCCGTTATTTCGGTATCGCTTAA
- a CDS encoding M16 family metallopeptidase, with protein sequence MKIIVKEIPFSKVVTVGVYIRAGSFHERNVYGTAHFVEHMLFSGTKNRTSKKILYDIEGVGGELDASTTYDYTEYIVTIPFNYWINAIDVLTDMLFNYDFEEKSFIREKKIILDELGESQDDPSEYLSDLLQQKMFKDYPNRQLIAGTPAQVKAITKADLYAFLKEHYTSDNMYLVVTGNVSYNEVFREVSKRISPLTDVKYEILPFHYPQLGSKTYTYKKDIEQFYWGIGMFGPSFHLMHTKECYAMEILTTILGGNSSSRLFQVIREERGLAYTVDLTYEPLSDVGLLSGIFSSSEEENIAFIKEIVLNQLEKIKKDIRNDEIERAKAYLEGIMTIRSEGQMFLNNYIGESLLYSNQYLDINDYIRGIRRVDKKDIIETAEKYFQPSNRLFIELAPK encoded by the coding sequence TTGAAAATCATTGTTAAAGAAATCCCTTTCTCAAAGGTAGTTACAGTTGGTGTTTATATCAGGGCCGGCAGCTTTCACGAAAGAAATGTTTACGGAACAGCTCATTTTGTTGAGCACATGCTATTTAGCGGAACAAAAAATAGGACATCTAAAAAAATACTCTATGATATTGAAGGTGTCGGCGGGGAGCTGGACGCCTCGACAACCTACGACTACACCGAATACATTGTAACTATACCGTTTAATTACTGGATAAATGCCATTGATGTTCTTACAGATATGTTATTTAATTATGATTTTGAGGAAAAAAGCTTTATAAGGGAAAAAAAGATTATCCTTGATGAACTGGGCGAAAGCCAGGACGATCCGTCTGAATATTTATCTGATTTACTCCAACAAAAAATGTTTAAGGACTATCCCAACAGACAGCTGATAGCGGGAACACCGGCTCAAGTCAAGGCTATTACCAAAGCTGATCTCTATGCCTTTTTAAAAGAGCATTATACTTCGGATAATATGTATTTGGTTGTTACCGGTAATGTTTCTTATAATGAAGTTTTTAGAGAAGTCTCAAAAAGAATTTCTCCTTTGACAGATGTAAAATATGAAATTTTACCCTTTCATTACCCGCAGTTGGGCTCGAAAACTTACACTTATAAGAAAGATATCGAACAGTTCTACTGGGGTATCGGAATGTTCGGTCCCAGCTTCCATTTAATGCATACTAAAGAGTGTTATGCCATGGAGATACTAACTACAATTTTAGGAGGAAACAGCAGCTCCAGGCTTTTTCAAGTTATCAGAGAAGAAAGAGGTTTAGCCTATACCGTTGATTTAACTTATGAGCCCTTGTCCGATGTCGGGTTATTATCCGGAATATTTAGCAGCAGTGAGGAAGAAAATATAGCATTCATCAAGGAAATAGTATTAAACCAGCTGGAAAAGATCAAAAAAGATATCCGAAACGATGAAATAGAAAGGGCAAAGGCCTATCTTGAGGGAATTATGACCATAAGATCCGAAGGCCAAATGTTTTTAAATAATTATATCGGTGAAAGTCTACTATACAGCAATCAATATCTTGACATCAATGACTACATTCGGGGCATACGCAGGGTTGATAAAAAGGATATAATTGAAACAGCCGAGAAATATTTTCAGCCCTCTAACAGGTTATTTATTGAATTGGCACCAAAATAA
- the pdaA gene encoding delta-lactam-biosynthetic de-N-acetylase, producing the protein MFKNKKIVFSVMILFLLGMAGYVTMNNQTSPDGETPTITTGLSNTKQGWGLKPNDSHRQPEMPSEINDTLKKYDAYWIGSPKKKIVYLTFDEGYEKGYTAKILDALKANNVKAAFFVTGHYLKTQPDLVKRMVKEGHIVANHTDTHPSMPDVSDEQIKKELQAVEKLYKEVTGKKDMRYLRPPKGEYSERTLALTRELGYYNIFWSMALVDWVPMPGGPEESYRSVMDNLHNGAIILLHAVSEDNANAMDRILKGVKAQGYTFGTLDDLVKPVKTPLH; encoded by the coding sequence ATGTTTAAAAACAAAAAGATTGTTTTCTCTGTAATGATTCTCTTTTTGTTGGGTATGGCCGGTTATGTAACTATGAATAATCAAACATCACCAGACGGAGAAACCCCTACAATAACTACCGGTCTGTCCAATACAAAACAAGGCTGGGGGTTGAAACCAAATGACAGCCACCGGCAGCCGGAGATGCCATCCGAAATTAATGATACCCTTAAAAAATACGATGCTTATTGGATTGGCAGCCCAAAGAAAAAAATTGTTTACTTAACCTTTGATGAAGGCTATGAAAAAGGGTATACGGCCAAAATCCTGGATGCACTTAAGGCGAACAATGTTAAGGCAGCATTCTTTGTTACAGGGCATTACCTTAAAACACAGCCGGATTTGGTTAAGAGGATGGTAAAAGAGGGACACATCGTTGCTAACCATACCGATACTCATCCAAGTATGCCCGATGTTTCAGACGAGCAAATTAAGAAAGAACTTCAAGCCGTAGAGAAACTTTATAAAGAGGTTACCGGTAAAAAGGATATGAGGTATCTGCGGCCTCCCAAAGGTGAGTACAGTGAAAGAACACTGGCGCTGACCCGGGAGTTGGGATACTACAACATTTTTTGGAGTATGGCCCTGGTAGATTGGGTACCTATGCCCGGTGGGCCCGAGGAGTCCTACCGGTCGGTTATGGATAACCTGCATAATGGTGCTATTATTTTGCTGCACGCAGTATCTGAAGATAATGCTAATGCCATGGATAGGATTTTAAAAGGAGTTAAGGCGCAAGGCTATACCTTTGGAACTTTGGATGACCTGGTGAAGCCTGTAAAGACTCCTCTTCATTAA
- the thyX gene encoding FAD-dependent thymidylate synthase — MIIEQPKVFVPKAELHTDKLKNLEKFGRVCYKSEDLISEDSADKFLRKILSIGHESVIEHEKATVIFVVDRGISHEIVRHRIASYSQESTRYCNYSRSKFSNEITVIEPFFYKNRKELYGCWKNSCEEAEKAYMKLVSCESTAQEARSVLPNSLKTEIVVTYNFREWRHFFKLRCSREAHPQMRQVTIPLLLLFKDKMPVLFEDIKYDERFPQEYYAEIILT; from the coding sequence TTGATTATTGAGCAGCCAAAGGTTTTCGTACCGAAAGCAGAGTTGCATACTGACAAATTGAAAAATCTGGAGAAGTTTGGTAGGGTTTGCTATAAATCAGAAGATTTAATTTCTGAGGATTCGGCTGACAAATTTTTGCGTAAAATTTTATCAATAGGCCATGAGTCGGTAATAGAGCACGAAAAAGCTACCGTAATTTTTGTGGTGGACAGAGGTATATCCCATGAAATTGTCAGACACAGGATTGCCAGTTACAGTCAAGAGTCTACCAGATACTGCAATTACAGCAGGTCTAAATTTAGTAATGAAATAACCGTAATTGAACCTTTTTTCTATAAAAACCGGAAAGAATTATACGGTTGTTGGAAAAATTCGTGTGAAGAAGCCGAAAAAGCTTATATGAAGTTAGTTAGTTGCGAGAGTACTGCTCAGGAAGCAAGATCTGTACTTCCGAATTCTTTGAAAACCGAAATTGTTGTAACTTATAACTTTAGGGAATGGAGACATTTTTTTAAGCTCAGATGTTCCAGAGAGGCACATCCGCAAATGAGGCAGGTAACTATTCCCTTATTACTTCTTTTTAAGGATAAAATGCCTGTTCTTTTTGAAGATATTAAATACGATGAACGTTTTCCCCAAGAATACTATGCAGAAATAATATTAACTTAA
- a CDS encoding MATE family efflux transporter codes for MKQTFSIKEKRQQFLAILWPILLTQLALFAMVFCDSVMSGNAGAADLAGVAIGSSLWVPISTGITGILLAVTPIIAQYMGAGRRDNIPFTVVQGIYLAAALSLIIIIIGVITLNPILKTMHLEKLVHNIAREYLIGLSIGIAPMFVYTVLRCFIDALGQTRVTMVITLFSLPINIIMNYILIFGKLGFPRLGGVGAGYATAITYWCILFITLYTVHRVEPFAGFGVLKMYPVSLKAWLEQLRLGIPIGFSIFIETSIFAGVTLLMSRFDTITIAAHQAALNFASFLYMVPLSISMALTIIVGFEVGAKRYQDAKQYSFMGIIVALGMAVCCGIGLLLFDERVAGLYTKDMAVFELTKQFLVYALFFQLSDAVATPVHGVLRGYKDVNVAFLISFASYWIIGLPLGHILSVLPSLQWGAFGYWIGLIAGLATGAIFLLGRMIILQRKTSQSELN; via the coding sequence ATGAAACAGACCTTTTCAATCAAAGAAAAGAGACAGCAATTTCTAGCTATTTTATGGCCTATATTGTTAACGCAGCTAGCACTTTTTGCTATGGTATTTTGTGATTCTGTGATGTCCGGTAATGCAGGTGCCGCTGATTTGGCAGGGGTGGCCATTGGGTCCAGCCTATGGGTGCCAATTTCCACCGGTATAACCGGTATCCTTTTGGCAGTCACTCCTATCATTGCACAGTATATGGGGGCAGGACGTAGGGATAACATCCCTTTTACAGTAGTGCAGGGAATTTATTTAGCTGCTGCCCTTTCATTAATAATAATTATAATTGGAGTAATTACCCTAAATCCAATCTTAAAAACGATGCATTTGGAAAAACTTGTTCATAATATTGCCAGAGAATATTTAATAGGACTTTCCATTGGAATTGCCCCAATGTTTGTTTATACGGTACTCCGTTGTTTTATCGATGCCCTGGGACAAACCCGGGTGACTATGGTTATTACGCTGTTTTCTCTACCTATAAATATAATTATGAATTATATACTGATCTTTGGTAAGTTGGGTTTTCCCCGCCTGGGTGGGGTCGGTGCAGGCTATGCAACTGCCATTACCTACTGGTGCATCTTATTCATTACGCTATACACAGTGCACAGGGTAGAGCCCTTTGCCGGTTTCGGTGTGTTGAAGATGTATCCGGTTTCTCTGAAAGCCTGGCTGGAGCAGCTCAGGCTTGGCATTCCCATTGGCTTTTCCATATTTATTGAAACCAGTATTTTTGCGGGTGTGACCTTGTTAATGAGCCGGTTTGATACAATTACTATTGCCGCACACCAGGCTGCTTTGAACTTTGCATCTTTTTTATATATGGTACCGCTAAGCATTTCTATGGCGTTAACCATTATAGTGGGGTTTGAAGTGGGAGCTAAGAGATACCAGGATGCCAAACAGTACAGCTTTATGGGAATCATCGTCGCATTGGGGATGGCTGTCTGCTGTGGTATTGGGCTGTTGCTTTTTGATGAGCGTGTCGCAGGTTTGTATACAAAAGATATGGCTGTGTTTGAATTGACTAAGCAATTCCTGGTGTACGCCCTCTTTTTTCAGCTCTCGGATGCTGTTGCCACACCGGTGCATGGTGTGCTGCGGGGATATAAGGATGTTAATGTAGCATTCCTTATTTCCTTTGCCTCATATTGGATAATCGGACTACCTCTGGGACATATACTGTCCGTCTTACCTTCATTGCAATGGGGGGCTTTTGGTTACTGGATCGGGCTGATTGCCGGTCTTGCCACAGGGGCGATTTTTTTGCTTGGCCGTATGATTATTTTACAAAGAAAAACCTCGCAGTCTGAACTTAATTGA
- a CDS encoding HIT family protein, which produces MDRIWAPWRTVYIGKDHGDACIFCEKLESNEDAKNYTILRGDKTFVIMNLYPYNNGHLLIAPKRHVGDLTELEPDEVLELGQMTQRMVKLLRSAFNPDGFNVGANLGKIAGAGIPGHFHIHVVPRWAGDNNFMPVIGDVRVISEGMDMTYKKIMDALAKENQD; this is translated from the coding sequence ATGGACAGAATTTGGGCACCCTGGCGTACAGTATATATAGGTAAAGATCATGGTGATGCTTGCATTTTTTGTGAAAAACTTGAGTCAAATGAGGATGCAAAAAACTACACGATACTTCGTGGGGATAAAACCTTTGTTATTATGAACCTGTATCCCTATAATAACGGTCATTTATTAATAGCACCCAAGCGGCATGTGGGGGATTTGACCGAATTGGAACCGGATGAAGTTTTAGAATTGGGGCAAATGACTCAGCGGATGGTAAAACTCCTGCGTTCGGCCTTTAACCCGGATGGCTTTAATGTCGGGGCAAACCTCGGTAAAATAGCCGGTGCCGGTATTCCCGGGCACTTCCATATTCATGTCGTACCCCGCTGGGCAGGCGACAATAACTTTATGCCGGTGATCGGTGACGTAAGAGTAATTTCCGAGGGTATGGATATGACCTATAAAAAGATTATGGATGCATTGGCTAAAGAAAATCAGGATTAA
- a CDS encoding demethoxyubiquinone hydroxylase family protein, with amino-acid sequence MQKDELIHTLNLFYNLELQQVDLYTAQSHVVDDLYLSKTLARIAYHEQQHVDIIAEEIKKLGGQPNVIVDYIAPLVGKAAGAFSSVLGIEKMLKINIFLEEKAMKDYKDLILKSGNNSRLFEILWNNLIDEDLHAAWLASKLRELEGKNRS; translated from the coding sequence ATGCAAAAAGATGAACTTATTCATACACTGAACTTGTTCTATAACCTGGAGCTGCAGCAGGTTGATTTATATACTGCCCAATCCCATGTCGTTGATGACCTGTACCTGTCCAAAACCCTGGCCAGAATAGCGTATCATGAGCAGCAGCATGTAGACATTATAGCCGAGGAAATTAAGAAACTCGGGGGACAACCCAATGTAATCGTAGACTACATCGCACCGCTTGTGGGCAAGGCGGCAGGTGCCTTCAGCAGTGTACTGGGCATCGAAAAAATGTTAAAAATCAATATCTTCCTGGAAGAAAAGGCTATGAAGGATTATAAGGATCTTATTCTCAAATCGGGAAACAATTCCCGCCTGTTCGAAATACTTTGGAACAACCTTATTGATGAGGATCTTCACGCAGCCTGGTTAGCCAGCAAATTAAGAGAGCTTGAGGGGAAGAACAGAAGTTAA
- a CDS encoding 2-phosphosulfolactate phosphatase produces the protein MQINVISTADNTAAADLTGQVVVVFDVLRACSTIVTALANGCKRVIPVVSVEEARSVNKPGVILGGERNAVKIPGFTCGNSPLEYSPETVSNRTVVLTTTNGTRAINGALAARAKELYVGCILNAGAVGRLLWNKHNDVCLVCAGTKGQFSLEDTFAAGLVIREILFLAGSPGAVNQPDSSVKLTDLAVTAYYLASTNYERPLQLLQESLHGQRLINMGLEEDLKWCARENYFDFVPALKNGTIVLE, from the coding sequence TTGCAAATAAATGTTATTTCTACTGCGGATAATACGGCAGCAGCCGACTTAACAGGACAGGTAGTCGTGGTTTTTGATGTTTTACGGGCCTGCAGCACCATTGTTACTGCCCTGGCCAACGGTTGTAAGAGGGTAATCCCCGTAGTTTCAGTGGAGGAGGCCCGCTCTGTTAACAAACCCGGAGTAATTTTAGGCGGAGAAAGAAATGCGGTCAAAATCCCGGGATTCACCTGCGGAAATTCCCCGCTGGAGTATAGCCCGGAGACAGTTTCCAACCGAACTGTAGTGCTGACCACCACCAATGGAACCAGGGCAATAAACGGGGCACTGGCCGCCCGGGCAAAGGAGTTATATGTCGGCTGTATATTAAATGCCGGGGCTGTCGGAAGACTGCTTTGGAATAAACACAATGATGTCTGCCTGGTCTGCGCGGGTACAAAGGGACAGTTTTCCCTGGAAGATACTTTTGCCGCTGGACTGGTAATCAGGGAAATATTATTTTTGGCCGGCTCACCCGGTGCTGTTAACCAGCCGGATAGTTCCGTTAAATTAACCGATTTAGCCGTAACAGCCTATTATTTAGCCAGTACTAATTATGAGCGGCCTTTACAGCTGCTGCAGGAATCATTACACGGACAAAGACTTATTAACATGGGCTTGGAAGAAGATCTTAAGTGGTGCGCCCGGGAAAATTACTTTGATTTTGTACCGGCCTTGAAAAATGGTACCATTGTCTTGGAATAG
- a CDS encoding serine hydrolase: MKSKESFKSLSKIILTLVFITAVIVNCGERAYAAVANLDETAVEYHELKNKLEQMLKQEQGTYGVFVIDLKSGRALGVNPLEPFHAASTFKLPLNVYLYKKIAQGEVDPQNMLVYESSHYEGGTGQLQYKPVGSSFDIETLSKYSIVYSDNVATNMLLTYLGKQNVKNYMRAAGGLVVEDNKNITCPRDMALYMKELLDFNAEQPAVTSKLIDHLENTVYNDRISKLLPDNIKVAHKVGNWPPTGTYNDVGYVQHPENPYIIAVFSKNTPGINSAFGVIQRVSKTVYDYQSNNFAVINPVFDGKTLESGIPAVLESGKVLATVRAVAEALEAVVQWVRETQ; this comes from the coding sequence ATGAAGTCAAAAGAGTCTTTTAAATCTTTGTCAAAAATAATTCTTACCTTAGTATTTATTACTGCCGTTATTGTTAATTGCGGAGAAAGAGCTTATGCAGCGGTCGCAAATCTTGATGAGACTGCAGTTGAATATCACGAGCTTAAAAATAAATTGGAACAAATGCTTAAGCAAGAGCAGGGAACCTACGGAGTTTTCGTGATAGATCTTAAATCGGGCAGGGCATTAGGTGTTAACCCGCTGGAGCCGTTTCATGCAGCCAGCACTTTTAAACTTCCCCTTAATGTTTATCTTTATAAAAAGATAGCTCAAGGTGAAGTAGATCCCCAAAATATGCTGGTGTATGAATCAAGTCACTATGAAGGCGGTACCGGTCAACTTCAGTATAAACCCGTGGGGAGTTCTTTTGACATTGAAACGTTATCAAAATATTCTATTGTATACAGCGATAATGTAGCTACAAATATGCTCTTAACTTATTTAGGTAAGCAAAATGTTAAAAACTATATGCGGGCCGCGGGTGGTTTGGTGGTAGAGGACAACAAAAATATTACCTGTCCCAGGGACATGGCATTATATATGAAAGAACTTTTGGATTTTAATGCTGAGCAGCCCGCTGTGACAAGCAAATTAATTGATCACTTGGAAAATACTGTTTATAATGATAGGATTTCAAAGCTATTACCTGATAATATTAAAGTTGCTCATAAAGTTGGAAATTGGCCGCCTACCGGTACCTATAATGATGTGGGTTATGTACAGCATCCTGAAAACCCCTATATTATTGCCGTATTCAGTAAAAATACTCCGGGTATTAACAGTGCCTTTGGTGTTATTCAGCGGGTTTCTAAGACTGTTTATGATTACCAGAGTAATAATTTTGCTGTTATTAACCCGGTGTTTGATGGGAAAACCCTTGAATCCGGCATCCCTGCAGTACTGGAGAGCGGCAAGGTTTTAGCGACGGTAAGAGCAGTGGCGGAAGCACTGGAAGCAGTGGTTCAGTGGGTTAGGGAGACCCAATAG